From one Pempheris klunzingeri isolate RE-2024b chromosome 5, fPemKlu1.hap1, whole genome shotgun sequence genomic stretch:
- the LOC139201164 gene encoding cyclin-dependent kinase inhibitor 1B-like has product MLAGDILEMSNVQLSSIALERLVARRTFPLHRRTSVCRNLFGPVDHDELNREMKAKLREISERDQQRWNFNFEANTPLVGDYEWEEVPVEKSPAFYQDSVQDDRTRVPATPVKQAPSSSSSSSSSSSSSDSALPESPRMDVLERLALPESSSSPCPAEVNQENRTDKLNSGKPPHRQCARRKRTTSADSNTHITDFFVKRRRAADRKPNDLSACHLSKSPIPVEQTPRKRIR; this is encoded by the exons atgCTTGCTGGAGATATTTTGGAGATGTCCAACGTCCAGTTATCGAGCATCGCGCTGGAGAGGCTGGTGGCCCGGAGGACCTTCCCTCTCCACAGGCGCACCAGCGTCTGCCGCAACCTCTTCGGCCCGGTGGACCACGACGAGCTGAACCGGGAGATGAAAGCCAAGCTGCGGGAGATTTCCGAGCGGGACCAGCAGAGATGGAACTTTAATTTCGAGGCCAACACCCCGCTGGTTGGGGATTACGAGTGGGAAGAGGTGCCCGTGGAAAAGAGCCCGGCGTTTTATCAGGACTCTGTACAGGACGACAGGACCAGGGTGCCCGCGACGCCCGTCAAGCAGGcgccctcttcctcttcttcctcctcctcctcctcctcctcctcggacTCTGCCCTCCCGGAGAGCCCCCGCATGGATGTACTGGAGCGCTTGGCTCTGCccgagagcagcagcagcccgtGCCCGGCGGAGGTCAACCAGGAGAACCGCACAGACAAGCTGAACTCAGGGAAGCCGCCTCACAGACAGTGTGCCAGACGCAAGAGGACGACCAGTGCTGACAGCAACACGCACATCACAG ACTTCTTCGTGAAACGAAGGAGGGCCGCTGATAGAAAACCTAATGATCTGAGCGCTTGCCACCTCTCCAAGTCTCCAATCCCGGTGGAGCAGACTCCACGGAAGAGGATCCGCTGA